Sequence from the Alphaproteobacteria bacterium genome:
TCGGCCAGCGTGTCGGCGATGCTGATGCGGCCGACCAGCTCGGCCAGCGAGGGCGGCGGCTCGTCGGACGCCAGGCTCCAGGCCTGGTTGATCAGCTTCTCCAGGCGCACCTGGTAGCTCGGTCCGGCGGCGATGACGGCGGTGACGTTGGCCGTGATCGTGCGGCCCAGAACCCAGAGCAACCCGCCCATCGCCAGGATCGCGGCGGTCAGGGCGACCAGGCGCGGGATCTTGATCTTGAGCCGCGGCGGCCGCTCGATCGCGTCGGCCAGGGCGTCGACCATGTACCAGAGCACCAGGGCGAGGACGAAGGGCAGCAGCAGGCTGCGGCCGACGATCAGCAGATAAACAGTGGCGGCGATGACGATCGTCCAGAGGGCCGCGCGCTGCAGGGTCATGGGATGGAACTATACCAGACCGGCGCTTCGCGCGCGCTGGACAAGGCGGAACGGGTTTTCTATAAGCCGCGGGCCAGCACGCAATGGGCCCAGGTAGCTCAGTTGGTAGAGCATGCGACTGAAAATCGCAGTGTCGGTGGTTCAATTCCGCCCCTGGGCACCATTTTCTCCTTCCTAAATCAATGAGTTGTGATGAGGCGCGTCGAGCCTGCGTTCCGCGCATGGTGCTTGTCACTCCGGCATGACTGCGATCGTCGCAGCGATTCACTGGATCGGTGTCGGCCGCGCGGGGATGAATTTGCGTGTTGCCTCAATGCGATCGGGGCCGCACAGTGCGTCACAACAAAGGACAGTCTGTCGACCCATAGAGGCGGGCGATCAGGGGAACCACAATGAATCCACGGGTATCCTTGGCCGCGGCCTGCTGGGCGGCGACGCTCGTCCTGACGGCCGGCATGTCGCAGGCCTTGGCGCAGCAGCCTACGCCCACCCAGTCGATTCCCCAGCGCCCCGGGCAGGTCCAGCCCGGCCCGGGCGAGAATTACGACCCGCCGGGCATCCGACTGGGCGGGTTCCTGCTGTATCCGACGCTCGAGCTGGTGGAGATGTACAACGACAACGTCTTTGCCACGACCAACAACCGGGTCGGCAGGTTCATCACCGTGGTCAATCCGCGCGTCGATCTGCGGTCGAACTGGAACAATCACGCACTGAACCTGTTCGCCGCCGGCTCGATCGGTTTCTATCACGGTGCCAGCAGCGAGAACTTCCAGGATTTCTCGATCGGCGGAACCGGCCGCCTCGACATCCAGCGCAACTGGTACCTGTTCGGCGGCGCCTCGCTCAGCCGCAAGCACGAGGAGCGCGGCTCGCCCAATTCGCTGGCGGGACGTGACCCGAACAAGTATTTCGATAGCCGGGCGAACATCGGCTACTACCAGAAGTTCAACCGTGTCTTCACGCGCCTGGAAGGCCGCTGGGAGCGCGTCAGCTATACCAACAACAAGTCGCTCAATATCGCCGGCGTGGTGAACAACGAGAACCGCAATCGCAACGAGTTCGATGAAACCCTGCGGGTCGGCTACGAGTTCGTCGAAGGCACGGAGCTTTGGGTGCAGGGCGGGCTGAACCAGCGCCTCTACGATTCCCGCTTCGACAATCTCGGCTTCCAACGCAGCTCCACGGGCTGGAACATCGTCGCCGGCGCCACCCTCGATCTCGGCGGCATCACCCAGCTCGAAGGCTTCGCCGGTTTCCGTGCGCAGGACTATCGTGATGCGAGGCTCGGCCAGATCCGCGGCGCGATCTTCGGTCTGTCGGGCACCTGGAATCCGTATCACCCGTTGTTCGTCAGGCCCTATGTCCGGCGCACGATCGAGGAAACCAACGTCGGCGGCTACAGCGGCTACTGGTCGACGCTGGCGGGCGTGAACGTCGACTATCGTCTGCGGCCCAATATCCGTGTCGCTGCCGGCGCCGCCATCGGCTGGGACGACTACCGCCTCAACAACCAGGTCCCCGGCACGCCGGCGCGCCTCGATCGCTACCTGATCCTCGAGATCGGCCTGCGGTACCAGCCGACCGAGAACTTCTTCATCGGCCCGACCTACCAGTACACCAACCGCGACTCCGATGTCGCCAGCCTCGACTTCGGCCGCAACATCTTCATGCTCAGGGGTGGCGTGCAGTTCTGATTCGGCCGACCGGGCAGTGCTATCGCCTATGGCGTCTCTCCCTCTCACCGCTTGCGGGGCGAGGGAGCAGAAGGCCATCCCCATGCGCGATCGCCCGCCCTTCGGGGGAAGGTTGAGCCGCTTCACTCACCTGTCCCGTAGATCGAGGCCTGCAGTTCGGCGATGGCATCCTCGGCTTCCTGGGAATAGCCGAGTGGGTCGAAGTCGCCGGGTTCCGTATCGCGCCGGGCGTTGCCCGAGTCCGGTTCCGGGCGGCGCTGGCGCCCGTTTGTGTAGACGAGCTGGGCGTAAGAATGGAGGCCGGGCGCGAAGTTCGGCGGCGGCGTCGTCGGCATGCCCGGCTCGACCACGCGCTGCGGCTCGACCACGCGCTGCGGCTCGGCTTTCGTCTCGGCAGGCGGCGACTCGGCGGGTGGCGACTCGGCGGGCGGCGACTCTGTAGGCGACTCTGGCGGCGGCTTGCCGGGGCCGGGGCGGATCAGGTTGGCGGCGTCGATGGTGGCGTGCGCCGCCGCGAGCGCGGCGCGCACCTCCTCGAGCTCCTGGCGCCAGCGCCGTTTCTCTTCATCTCTATGGTCGAGCCCGCGCTCGTAGCCGGCGATGCGCTCCTCGTAGCGCTCGCGATCCTCCGGCGTCAGCCCCGGCTTCGGCTTGGCCACCAGCAGGCCGACCTGCTTCGTCAGCATGTTCAGCGCCTGCAGCTTGCCGAGCTTCAGGGTCACGGTCTGCTCTCGTTTGCTATGGTTGCTGACCTTCAGCTCGACGATGCTGGCGCACTGCGCCTGGCTCGCCTTCATCAGGTCGACGCGCACCCGGCCGTCGGCCTCGACGGTGAGGAAGTCCACGACATTGGCGAAGGCGATCCTGGCGTATTCCTGGGCCAGGCGGGTGACGTCGACCTCGAGCGCCTGGGCCATGCGCGCCCGGCCGGCGGTGATGGCGGCCTCGATCCGGGGATCGCGCAGCAGGCGCGAGGCGCTGGGCTGGGCGCCGCGCGGCGAGTAGCCGGCGCGGACATAGGCCTGGGTGGCATTGCCGTCCTTGAGGAACTCCAGGACGAAGCGCTCGTGGCGCGGCGAGAGAGGGGGTGTGGTTTCCGTGCTCATGCCGGCGAAGCTACGCCTCTCGCCGCCGGGAGCAATTTTAACCCCTACGCGTGTCGCCGACGCCCCTTTGGTGCAAGTGGGACAGGGATTATTTAGATTCCTAGCCGTGCTCGGCACGACAGCATCCCTTACCTTCCCCCGCTGGCGGGGGAAGGTAAGAAATGTGTCACACACGATGACCCCGCCCTCCGACCGGTATCGACGGGGTCTGCACGCCCAGACACCGAAAGGTCACTTCCGCTGTCGGCCCGACCGGCAAATGTTGCGGGACACTTGCCTGAAGAGTCGCGCGGGAAGCTTTCGTCATGCTGAAGCTCGTCAAGGATTCCATCCTCAAGGTCAGCCGGTCCTTCGGCTACGACATCGTGCCCCTGCGCGAGATGAAGGAACGCGACTTCGCGCTGCATCTGCGCGAGCTGCTGGCCAGCCAGAAGATCGACTGCGTGCTCGATGTCGGCGCCAATGTCGGCCAGTACCGCGACTTCCTGCGCGATCGCGTGCTCTTCGACGGGCCGATCGTGTCCTTCGAGCCGGTCGGCCGGCACATCGAGATCCTGCGGGCGCGGTCCCGCGAGGATCGCGACTGGCATGTCGAGGGCTATGCGCTGGGCAGCAAGAGCGGGGCGATGCCGATCAACGTCATGGCGTCGGACCAGTTCAGCTCTTTCCTCGAGCCCGATAACACGCGCGTGTCGGAGTACGGCGAGCTCAACATTCCGTGCCGCACCGAGGTGGTCGCGGTGCGCACGCTGGACCGGATCCTGCCTGTCCTGCGACAGCAGCTGGGCTTCTCGCGCCCCTACCTGAAGATCGATACCCAGGGCTTCGACATCGAGGTACTGCACGGCGCCGAGGAGAGCCTGCCCTCGATCAGCGCGCTGCAGACCGAGGCGTCGGTGATCGGCATCTACAAGAGCATGCCGAGCTACATCGACACGATCCGCTACCTCAACGAACGCGGCTTCGAGATCACCGGCCTCTATCCGATCAGCCGCGACCGCAACCTGCGGCTGGTCGAGTTCGACTGCGTGATGATCAACGCCGCGACTGTTGCGCCGGCGCGGTCGCGATCGCACCTTTGCTGATCGACCCTCGCGCACTCTGCGCGGCGGCAGGGCCCGCCGCCTCGAGACGCGTCAGCGCGGCCGACAGCGCCGTCCCATCCTCCTCGGCGACGAAGGTGCTCTGTGATCGGGCGAGCAGGCGGTCGCGCACATCGCGATAGGTGTCGGGCGTCAGCGTCTGGAAGAAGCGGCTCAGCTGTTCCTCGAGCGGACTGCCGAAGGTCCAGCCGATGCGGTGCTCCTCGATGAGGGCTCCGAACTCGAAGCCGTGCACGGCCAGGCACGGAACGCCGAAATGCCCGGCTTCGTAGAAGCGGCAGGGCAGCAGCCAGCGGGAATTGTGGTCGGTGTTCTCGAGATCGATAGCCCAGGCGAGATCGACATCTTCATAGAGCGAAGGCAGGTCCTCGTGCGGCCGATAGGGGCCGCCGTAGGTCATGTTGGGATGCCGTGCCAGCGCGTCGCGAAAGCGCACCTCGTCGACCGTCGTCAGGGCGCCGCGGAACTTGAACACCACCTTGTCGCCCAGGCGGGCCGCGAGCCGCGTCATCAGCTCGAAGGTGGCTTCGCCGCGGATCAGGCCGAAATAGCCAACGACCCACGGGCGGCGGCCGTCATGCTCGAACGACCGATCGCGAATGCCGGCCGCCGCCGCGATCGGAGCATGCAGCTTGTTCTCCATCAGGAACCATTCGCCGCGATACTTCTGGATCATCGAGTAGTAGCCGCGGTGGAAGCCGGGCGAGGAGAGCACGATCAGGCGCACGCGACGCAGGCACAGCCGCTCGATGAAGCGCAGCAGCGCACCACCGGGGCTGCGGCCCGTCAGCGCGGGCTGGACGTCGAGGACCTCGTAGGCGACCGGCGCGCTGTTGCCCGACATCCAGCGGGCGAGCATGGTCAATACCAGCTGGTCGATGTTGCGCGCATAGAAGAGCGAGGCGCGTCGCAACCATCGGCGGTGGGCGAAGATCTTCGGCAGCGCGCCAAGCAAAGCGCGCAAGCGCTGCCAGTAGCGCGCGTCGGCGGTCATGCCGAGCTCGACATGCGGCCATGGTGGCGCGTAGTCGCTGTTGTAGCGCTCGCGCCGGAAGCCAAAGACCGCGACCTGCCGGCCATGTTCGATGAACTGCTGAGCCCGCTTCACCGTCGTGGCGTCGGTGATGTCGGGGCAGAAGAAGAACAGGTGTCCTCCGTCGGCATTGCCGGGGTTTTTCTCATCGATCATGTCGGCGTGCTCCATGCCGTTCTTCCGCGCTACGCAATATCGGTCGCTATCGCCGTGGTTCAAGGTGATCGGAATTATGCCGCGCTAGCGGGCCTTTTTGGGGGGGTCACAGGTTGATCACTGGAGCCCTCGAGGCCGGCGATGCTTGATGCCGGTGATGAACGTCGCGTTCCCGCTGCGCGCGCCCCGCACCCTGCGCTTCGATCGCATCGCCATGACCTCGGTCTTCGGCGACCCGCGCGATCGTCGTTCGTGGTCGGGCGCGCCCGCCAATCTCGCGGACGCGCTGGAGCGCCAGGGCGTTGCCGTCGAGGGCATCCATCCGCGGCTGGGCGTGCTGGGCAAGCTGGGCGTCGCCGTCGGCGACATGCTCGCCGGACACGGACGACCTGTCGATGGCGAGCATCTGCTGCGCAGCGCGCGCTCGCGGCGGAAGCTCGCGCGCCAGGTCGCCGAGGCGGCGGCGCGACTGGGCGTCGAGCACGTGCTGCATACCGGCGCGCTGGATCTTCCGGCGATCGACCTGGCGCGCGGCGTGAAGCACTACCTCTACTGCGACCACAGCTGGGCGCTGGCACGGCTGCATCGCATCGACATCGGCCATTTCACGTCGCGCGCGCTGGCATCCTTCGAGCGCAGCGAGCAGGAATCGCTGGGTGGCCTGACCCACGTCTTCACCTTTGGCGGCTATGTGCGCGACAACCTGATCCGGCACTATGGCCTGGCGCCGGATCGCGTCACCGCGGTCGGCTCTGGCATGGGCGCCATCGAGCCGAACCACGCGCGCAAGGATTTCTCCGGCGCCTCGCTGCTGTTCGTCGCCAAGCACCTGTTTCGCGAGAAGGGCGGCTTTCTCCTGCTCGACGCCTTCCAACTCGCCCGTCGCCGCCGGCCTGATCTGACGCTGACGATCGTCGGCGACCGACGCACCCGCGCCTTCGTGCCCGAGGATCCGGCGATCACGTTCCGGGGGCATCTGCCGTGGGCGGATCTGCAGCAGCTCTTTCGCGACGCGACCCTGCTGGTCCAGCCCATGCTCAACGACCCCTGGGGCCAGGTCTACCTCGAGGCGCTGGCGTCGCGCACGCCGGTGCTGGGCCTCAATCGCAACGGCCTGCCGGAGATCGTCGACGGCGGCCGCTTCGGCTTCCTGGTCAGACATGCCGATCCGGAAGCCCTGTCGCACGCGATCCTCGATGCGCTGGCCGACCCCGGGCGGCTCGAGCGCATGGCGCTGGACGGTCAGCGTCACGTGCTTGGCAACTACTCCTGGGATCGCGTCGCCGAACGCATGGCTTACTGTTGAGCAGGAAAGGTTTCCGTATGGCCGACAAGATCGCCCTGATCACCGGGATCACCGGACAGGACGGCGCCTATCTCGCCGACTTTCTGCTGTCGCGCGGCTACGTCGTGCACGGCGTCAAGCGGCGCACCTCGGCGCTGAACACGGACCGGATCGACTACCTCTATCGCGATCGCCACGAGGCCGACGTGCGGCTGTTCCTGCACTACGGCGACATGACCGACTCGACCAACCTGCTGCGCCTGATCAACGAGACGCGGCCGACCGAGATCTACAATCTCGCGGCGCAGAGCCACGTGCAGGTGAGCTTCGAGACCCCGGAATACACCGCCAACACCGATGCCCTCGGCACGCTGCGCGTCCTGGAGGCGATCCGCATCCTGAAGATGGAAGACCGCGTGCGCTTCTATCAGGCCTCGACCTCGGAGCTGTTCGGCAAGGTGCAGGAAACGCCGCAGCGCGAGGTCACGCCGTTCTATCCGCGCAGTCCCTACGCAGCGGCCAAGCTCTATGCCTACTGGATCACGGTGAACTACCGCGAGGCCTACGGCATGCACGCCTCGAACGGCATCCTGTTCAACCATGAATCGCCGATCCGCGGCGAGACCTTCGTCACCCGCAAGATCAGCCGCGCGGTGGCGGCGATCGAGCGCGGCCTGCAGGAAAGGCTGTACCTCGGCAATCTCGATGCACGGCGCGACTGGGGCCATGCGCGCGACTATGTCGAGGGCATGTGGTGCATCCTGCAGCAGGACAAGCCCGACGACTACGTGCTGGCCACCGGCGAGGCGCACACCGTGCGCGAGTTCGTCGAGCTTGCCTTCGAGCAGATCGGCCGGCCCATCGACTGGCGCGGCAACGACGGCGAGGAGACCGGCTGCTGCCGGCGCAGCGGCGACGTCCTGGTGGCGCTCGATTCGAGCTATCGCCGGCCGACCGAGGTCGACCTGCTGCTCGGCGACCCGTCCAAGGCGCATGCGCGGCTGGGCTGGCGTCACCGCACGAGCTTCC
This genomic interval carries:
- a CDS encoding terminase small subunit, which gives rise to MSTETTPPLSPRHERFVLEFLKDGNATQAYVRAGYSPRGAQPSASRLLRDPRIEAAITAGRARMAQALEVDVTRLAQEYARIAFANVVDFLTVEADGRVRVDLMKASQAQCASIVELKVSNHSKREQTVTLKLGKLQALNMLTKQVGLLVAKPKPGLTPEDRERYEERIAGYERGLDHRDEEKRRWRQELEEVRAALAAAHATIDAANLIRPGPGKPPPESPTESPPAESPPAESPPAETKAEPQRVVEPQRVVEPGMPTTPPPNFAPGLHSYAQLVYTNGRQRRPEPDSGNARRDTEPGDFDPLGYSQEAEDAIAELQASIYGTGE
- a CDS encoding FkbM family methyltransferase; its protein translation is MLKLVKDSILKVSRSFGYDIVPLREMKERDFALHLRELLASQKIDCVLDVGANVGQYRDFLRDRVLFDGPIVSFEPVGRHIEILRARSREDRDWHVEGYALGSKSGAMPINVMASDQFSSFLEPDNTRVSEYGELNIPCRTEVVAVRTLDRILPVLRQQLGFSRPYLKIDTQGFDIEVLHGAEESLPSISALQTEASVIGIYKSMPSYIDTIRYLNERGFEITGLYPISRDRNLRLVEFDCVMINAATVAPARSRSHLC
- a CDS encoding glycosyltransferase family 4 protein, yielding MNVAFPLRAPRTLRFDRIAMTSVFGDPRDRRSWSGAPANLADALERQGVAVEGIHPRLGVLGKLGVAVGDMLAGHGRPVDGEHLLRSARSRRKLARQVAEAAARLGVEHVLHTGALDLPAIDLARGVKHYLYCDHSWALARLHRIDIGHFTSRALASFERSEQESLGGLTHVFTFGGYVRDNLIRHYGLAPDRVTAVGSGMGAIEPNHARKDFSGASLLFVAKHLFREKGGFLLLDAFQLARRRRPDLTLTIVGDRRTRAFVPEDPAITFRGHLPWADLQQLFRDATLLVQPMLNDPWGQVYLEALASRTPVLGLNRNGLPEIVDGGRFGFLVRHADPEALSHAILDALADPGRLERMALDGQRHVLGNYSWDRVAERMAYC
- the gmd gene encoding GDP-mannose 4,6-dehydratase, with product MADKIALITGITGQDGAYLADFLLSRGYVVHGVKRRTSALNTDRIDYLYRDRHEADVRLFLHYGDMTDSTNLLRLINETRPTEIYNLAAQSHVQVSFETPEYTANTDALGTLRVLEAIRILKMEDRVRFYQASTSELFGKVQETPQREVTPFYPRSPYAAAKLYAYWITVNYREAYGMHASNGILFNHESPIRGETFVTRKISRAVAAIERGLQERLYLGNLDARRDWGHARDYVEGMWCILQQDKPDDYVLATGEAHTVREFVELAFEQIGRPIDWRGNDGEETGCCRRSGDVLVALDSSYRRPTEVDLLLGDPSKAHARLGWRHRTSFRDLVAEMVEADRALLREAGDNDDHLRLLYAAQ
- a CDS encoding outer membrane beta-barrel protein: MNPRVSLAAACWAATLVLTAGMSQALAQQPTPTQSIPQRPGQVQPGPGENYDPPGIRLGGFLLYPTLELVEMYNDNVFATTNNRVGRFITVVNPRVDLRSNWNNHALNLFAAGSIGFYHGASSENFQDFSIGGTGRLDIQRNWYLFGGASLSRKHEERGSPNSLAGRDPNKYFDSRANIGYYQKFNRVFTRLEGRWERVSYTNNKSLNIAGVVNNENRNRNEFDETLRVGYEFVEGTELWVQGGLNQRLYDSRFDNLGFQRSSTGWNIVAGATLDLGGITQLEGFAGFRAQDYRDARLGQIRGAIFGLSGTWNPYHPLFVRPYVRRTIEETNVGGYSGYWSTLAGVNVDYRLRPNIRVAAGAAIGWDDYRLNNQVPGTPARLDRYLILEIGLRYQPTENFFIGPTYQYTNRDSDVASLDFGRNIFMLRGGVQF